The window AACTCCAATGGAGCATCACTCTAATCTACTGCCTTGGCGAGATAAGTGCAAAGTAATCTATAGCAACTTAGATAAAGAAGGGAGATTAGATTTAGAGGATTTAGAGAAAAAATTAAAAAGATATAGAAGAAAGGTAAAACTTGTTGCAATCAGTGGTGCTTCAAATGTTACTGGATATATCAATCCTATCCATAAAATCGCTAAACTCACTCATAAATATGATAGTAGAATTTTAGTTGATGCAGCCCAACTAGCACCCCACCGTCCAGTTGATATGAAAAAGTATAATGATCCCAAACATATAGATTACCTCGTCCTTTCGGCACATAAGATGTATGCTCCCTTTGGTACAGGGGTTTTAATTGGAGCAAAGGATACCTTTGAAGGAAATAAACCAGACTATACAGGGGGAGGTACAGTAAAAGCTGTTACTTTAAAGGATGTAATCTGGGGTGATTTACCTGATAAAGAGGAAGCAGGTACCCCAAACATAGTAGGAGCATTGGCTTTAGGTGAGAGTATTAAGATGATTAATGAACTAAAGTGGCTTAAAATCATCAAAAATGAAGAATTCCTTCTCAATTATACTCTAAAGCAGCTACAAGAAATTGATGAGGTAATACTTTATGGTACAATGAATTCTGGAGAGCTAACTGAACAGGTAGGTGTTATCCCTTTTAATATCAAAGGGCTAGAAAATACTTTAGTTGCATCTATTTTAGCCAATGAATTTGGAATTGGTGTCAGAAATGGCTGCTTCTGTGCACACCCTTATATTCATCATCTGTTTGGTCTTAGTGATGAAGAGATAAAAAAAGTAAAAAATGATATTGCCAAGGGGATTTATACCCATAAATATGGTCTGATTAGAGTCAGCTTTGGCTGCTATAATAGCCCATCAGAGGTTGACCATCTCATCTATGCTATTAAAGATATTATAGCTAGGAAGAAAGCAGGGGTGGATTTAACTGCTAATTATGAATTTGATAAAGAGAAAGCAGAATATAAACCTAAAAACAATATAAATTATGATAAATATTTTAAACTATAAAGATAAAATAACATCTTTAAAATTAAACCTTCTTGTAATTTTTAATAAAATTAATTATAATGTTATAAAATTAATATTGAAAGGAGGAAATCAAAGATGTCTGAAAATACTACTATTATTGTCAAGCAAGAAAAAAGTGTGGGCTTATCACTTTTACTTACCTTTTTATTTGGTGGCTTAGGACTAATGTATACTTCTATAGGTTGGGGAATCTTTTGGTTCCTAGTTGATGCCGTAGCAGCAATATTTACATTTGGAATTAGTGCAATTTTTATTCACCCCATTATTATGATTATAGGTGCTGTTATGACTAATAATTATAATAAAAGGTTGAACAATACCTATAAAAGTTAGCTATAATACCTCTAACAAACTTATAATTTCTTATAATTAACATCACTTTATAATAAATTGGATAAAACACTCATAGATAAGTCAATAACTTCTATTTTATAAATAGTAATTAAAATTAATTACTGTATCTCAAAGAAGTAAAACCATTTTTTAAAATAGTAAATATAACGAAACTATTATATAATAAAGCTTAGCATAAATTTATGCTAAGCTTTATTATTAAAATAATTCAGTTAATCCATTGTTTTCAATTATCTCTTTATACCAATGAGCACTTTCCTTTAGCCAAGGTTAAATTTAAATAAGAATTGCCTAAATTTAGACAATTCTTATTTGCTGTAACTGCTTATTATCTTATAAAAATTCTTATTCCTAATCTAAATCAAACTCCAAATCTAACTCATCTGCCCCTTCTTCTACCTCTGGTACCTCTTCTGTAACCTCTTTTTTCAACATATTTACCATCAAAGCACTTATTAATACACCTACTATAACAGCAACAATGAACATTAATCTATTATCAACTACTGGTAAGACTATTGGTCCTCCATGGGGTGCATGATCTCCTACCCCACTAACAGCAGCGATTGCTCCACCTATAGCAGAACCAGTTACAATAGAAGGAATAACCCTAATTGGGTCTGCTGCAGCAAAAGGTATAGCCCCTTCAGTAATTCCTATTAACCCCATAAAAAAGGCACCTTTTCCTGCTTGGCGTTCTTGAGATGTATATTTATTTGGTGCTAAAGTTGTTGCTAGTGCCATTGCTAATGGCGGAATACAAATCGCAACAGCAATTGGACCCATAACTGTGTAAACTCCTTGCTCAATCAGTCCAGCACCAAATAAGAATGCCGTCTTATTAATCGGTCCACCCATATCAAAAGCAATCATAGCTCCTAAAATAATTCCAAATACCACTTGACTACCATCACTCATAGCTTTTAACCAACTTGTCAACCCAGCCATAAAGTTACTAATCGGAACACCTACTACATATTGCAATAAACTACCGACAATAATTGTAGCCAATAGAGGAATAACGAAAATAGGCATAATAGGTCTTAAAATTTCAGGCACAGACCAACCTTTAATCCAATTTGCTACATAACCAGCAATAATACCAGCAATAATACCACCTAAAAATCCAGCTCCAATCTGTCCAGCTAAATAACCTCCAATCATACCTGGAGCTAAACCAGGTCGATCAGCAATTGAATAAGCTATATAACCGGCCAAGACTGGAACCATCATCGTAAATCCTGCTACACCCAAATTTAGTAAATTCTTTAACATTGGATTAGTTACATCTGCTCCTGAACCAGCCTTTACACCACTTAACATAATTGAAAAAGCAATTAATACTCCACCTGCAACAACAAAAGGAATCATATGAGATACACCAGTCATCAAATGTTGTCTAACTTCATTTAATATTTTTTTCATGATTACACCCCTTTTATCAGATTTAAAATATATTTTTCTAAAGATAAAATTGTCATAATATTCTAAGATTTCAAACATCAATAATTAGACTGTTAATTAATATCAAATTCCAATTCTAACTCTACCTCTTCTAAATTTTCTTCAATTAAATCCTCATTAGTGAAAAGAGTTAACCCTGCAATACCCATATCAGATATATCTTTTAATATTTCACTATCAGGTACAGCACCTTTTCCACTAAGCATTACTGCCAATGATAAAAGTACCCCTCCAGCTACGATAAATGGAATCATGTGACTTGTTCCTGTTAAAAGATGCTTTTTCAAATCAAAAAACGCTTTTTTTCATAAAATTACACCTCTACTTAATTTATATTTAGGCTATTGAATAAATCAAACTAATTTAACCTTATAACCTTATTAAATATATCAATATCACTTATTTTTATTAAATATTTTCTAATTTGTTCAATAGCCTAGTTAACAATTATATAGAGGATTTCATAATTACTATATTACTTATTCTTAAAAAAACAGATATTATATTATAAAATCCTCAAAATTTTATTCTTCAAACTCTTGAATTATCTTATCAATAATTTGATCAGAATGCTTAATCGCTTTTTGGACATCAAGTTTTAACTTTGGCATACTTTTAAACCTTTCTGGTTTAGAAATATTAACATCTGCTGCTATTATTACTGCTACAGCCTCTTTTACATCCTCTTCAGTAATCTGGTTTTCAATACCAATTGAACCTTGTGTCTCTACCTTAATCTCTACTCCTTTTTTCTTAGCACTCTTTTCTAATGACTCTGCTGCCAAATAGGTATGTGCTACTCCTGTAGGGCATGCTGTAACTGCTAAAATCTTCATTTATACCACTCCCTTTAATTATTTATTGTTGAAACAATTTAGATAAAGTATCATTAACATCCTCTGCATTTTGAGCAGACATTAAACTATCTTTAAACTCTTCATTTAACAAATTTCTAGATAAAGTTGATAAGATCTTTAAATGCTCGTTTGTCTCGCTCTTATCTGGAACAGCCAATAAAAATACCAATTTTACTGGTTTGTCATCAAAGGACTCCCATTCTACTGCTTCTTTAAGCCTTGCAAAAGCTATTGCTGGCTTGTCAACTCCCTCAGATTTACCATGAGGTATAGCAATTTCATACCCAACCCCTGTACTTGACTTTGCTTCTCTCTCAAATACAGTTTGAAGATATTCATCTATTGAATTCAAATTAC of the Orenia metallireducens genome contains:
- a CDS encoding aminotransferase class V-fold PLP-dependent enzyme, encoding MIDKSFLHKVRREIVGINAKVPLIDGQKVRYINFDNAASTPSFKRVIYKVKEFLSWYSNVHRGTGFKSQISTEVYDEVHNLVADFFGADKDNNTIIFVKNTTEAVNKLSNSLNLSPRDIVITTPMEHHSNLLPWRDKCKVIYSNLDKEGRLDLEDLEKKLKRYRRKVKLVAISGASNVTGYINPIHKIAKLTHKYDSRILVDAAQLAPHRPVDMKKYNDPKHIDYLVLSAHKMYAPFGTGVLIGAKDTFEGNKPDYTGGGTVKAVTLKDVIWGDLPDKEEAGTPNIVGALALGESIKMINELKWLKIIKNEEFLLNYTLKQLQEIDEVILYGTMNSGELTEQVGVIPFNIKGLENTLVASILANEFGIGVRNGCFCAHPYIHHLFGLSDEEIKKVKNDIAKGIYTHKYGLIRVSFGCYNSPSEVDHLIYAIKDIIARKKAGVDLTANYEFDKEKAEYKPKNNINYDKYFKL
- a CDS encoding PTS sugar transporter subunit IIA → MSSLINEDLIVLDMEGEDRDSIIKSLGELIDRNGNLNSIDEYLQTVFEREAKSSTGVGYEIAIPHGKSEGVDKPAIAFARLKEAVEWESFDDKPVKLVFLLAVPDKSETNEHLKILSTLSRNLLNEEFKDSLMSAQNAEDVNDTLSKLFQQ
- a CDS encoding PTS fructose transporter subunit IIB yields the protein MKILAVTACPTGVAHTYLAAESLEKSAKKKGVEIKVETQGSIGIENQITEEDVKEAVAVIIAADVNISKPERFKSMPKLKLDVQKAIKHSDQIIDKIIQEFEE
- a CDS encoding PTS fructose transporter subunit EIIC; its protein translation is MKKILNEVRQHLMTGVSHMIPFVVAGGVLIAFSIMLSGVKAGSGADVTNPMLKNLLNLGVAGFTMMVPVLAGYIAYSIADRPGLAPGMIGGYLAGQIGAGFLGGIIAGIIAGYVANWIKGWSVPEILRPIMPIFVIPLLATIIVGSLLQYVVGVPISNFMAGLTSWLKAMSDGSQVVFGIILGAMIAFDMGGPINKTAFLFGAGLIEQGVYTVMGPIAVAICIPPLAMALATTLAPNKYTSQERQAGKGAFFMGLIGITEGAIPFAAADPIRVIPSIVTGSAIGGAIAAVSGVGDHAPHGGPIVLPVVDNRLMFIVAVIVGVLISALMVNMLKKEVTEEVPEVEEGADELDLEFDLD